The Campylobacter sp. MIT 99-7217 nucleotide sequence TCAACACAGAGGGCGTTATTGAAGTTGGTTTATAAGGAAATATATGAAAATTTATCATCTTTCGCATACTGATTTAGATGGTTATTCTTGTCAGTATGTTTTGAGGTTTTATTTTAAGGATTGTGTGTTTTTTAACTCAAATTATGGCAAAGAAATCAATGAGAATTTTTATCTCATCATGGAAAAAATACAGCAAGAACTAAGTATAAATGCTCAGCAGAAATTTCTTATTTTGATCACGGATTTAAATTTAAGTCCTAGTCAGTGTGAGGAATTTTCAAAGGCTTTAGAGGGAAAAAATATCAAAATTTTGCTTTTAGATCATCATCAAAGTGGTTTAGAATGCTTTGAAAAATACCCTTGGTATTATCTTGATGATACGCGTTGTGCAACCAAGATCGTTTATGAGTTTTTTTCTAAAATGTATCAAGAAAATGAAGAGCTTGCTAAATTTGTTGATGTGGTCAATGCTGTTGATATTTGGCTTAAAGAAGATATAAATTTTGAGCTTGGCAAGGTTATGCTTGCTATGGTGGCTAATGCAAAAGAGATCAACAGGGTAATGTTTCCTAAAGAAAATATAGACTTCATCTTTTATCTGCTCCAGCAAGCACGCACCTTTATAACTAAGGAAAATGCACATGTTGGACTTGATGATGCCTTGCATTTTTTAAAAAAAGAATTTTTTAAAAAAGATAAAAATGACACCTTGGGAAATTTAGTTTCTCATTTTGTCGTGCAGGCTTTAAGTCAAAGAAAAGAAGAATTTAGCATAGAGTATGAGGGCTTTAAGGGTTTGCTAACAAGCAATATAGGCAATACCTCAGTCATAGGCAATGAGTTTTTGGTGCAAAATCCAGACTTTGATTTTTTTATCGATGTAAGCTCAAGAAAAACGCTTAGTTTTAGGGCAAATGGCAAGGTCGATGTAAGCTTAATGGCAAAAAAGCTTGTTGGTGGTGGAGGACATAAAAACGCTAGTGGAGGGCTTTTTGCGGGCTTTAAGGATAGTTTTCATTATGCAAATATCAAGGCTCAAATTCAAGATCTCATCAAAGGCAAAGAGCTTGCAAAACAAGGTATAAAGGGGTAGATATGCAAGAAGAAATTAACGATTTAAGATATGAACTTAGCGTTACGCTTGAAGCAATGCTGTTATTTGCTGGCGTTAAAAGAGCAAAGCTTGAAACTGCGGTGCAAGCTTATATAGAAAATATAGACGAGGTGCTAAAAAACTCCACAAAAGAAGGAGTTGATGAAATTTTAGAAGTTGTTAGCTACCTTAAAGAACATAAAAAAGAGCTTTTTGAATGATTATTTGATACCAAAGATAGTTTTGATTTTTTTGATGATGAGGCTTAAAAGGCTAACTTTTCTATCTGTTCCCAAACTTTGAAAGACACAAGAACTTA carries:
- a CDS encoding DHH family phosphoesterase, with the protein product MKIYHLSHTDLDGYSCQYVLRFYFKDCVFFNSNYGKEINENFYLIMEKIQQELSINAQQKFLILITDLNLSPSQCEEFSKALEGKNIKILLLDHHQSGLECFEKYPWYYLDDTRCATKIVYEFFSKMYQENEELAKFVDVVNAVDIWLKEDINFELGKVMLAMVANAKEINRVMFPKENIDFIFYLLQQARTFITKENAHVGLDDALHFLKKEFFKKDKNDTLGNLVSHFVVQALSQRKEEFSIEYEGFKGLLTSNIGNTSVIGNEFLVQNPDFDFFIDVSSRKTLSFRANGKVDVSLMAKKLVGGGGHKNASGGLFAGFKDSFHYANIKAQIQDLIKGKELAKQGIKG